A genomic window from Candidatus Thermoplasmatota archaeon includes:
- a CDS encoding TIGR00269 family protein, which translates to MKCSKCGNEAVTFIRYNGTHLCREHFIEYVEKRVRKDTRKQDIRKGIVAVALSGGKDSLTALYTMNDIIRKHRNKELHAITVDEGIAGYRQKTIKVAQKHCERLGVEHHIISFEETIGYAVDEISYMREDLGECTYCGVFRRMCLNKKGREINAKSIVMGHNLDDVAQSVLMNFVNNDMERMARFAPHRKVQPGLIPRILPLRVIPEKETTLYALLKGIDVIEDKCPYSVRASRGTFRDIIARLEHEYPGTRHSVLNSYLTIANYLQEQYPPAKLNPCLKCREPTSQKICRACILREKLEAWDG; encoded by the coding sequence ATGAAATGTAGTAAGTGCGGAAACGAAGCAGTTACCTTTATCAGGTATAACGGGACACATCTGTGCAGGGAACATTTTATTGAGTATGTGGAAAAAAGAGTGAGGAAGGATACCCGCAAGCAGGACATAAGAAAAGGAATTGTTGCCGTTGCTTTGTCCGGCGGAAAGGACAGCCTTACAGCCCTCTACACAATGAATGACATAATCAGAAAGCACAGAAACAAAGAACTTCATGCAATTACCGTTGATGAAGGCATTGCCGGGTACAGACAAAAAACGATAAAAGTGGCACAAAAGCACTGTGAACGACTTGGGGTGGAGCATCATATCATATCTTTCGAAGAAACAATTGGCTATGCTGTTGATGAAATAAGTTACATGAGGGAAGATCTGGGAGAATGCACGTACTGTGGCGTTTTCCGGAGAATGTGCCTGAATAAGAAGGGAAGGGAAATAAATGCAAAAAGCATAGTGATGGGCCATAATCTTGATGATGTTGCACAGTCCGTCCTTATGAATTTTGTAAATAATGATATGGAAAGAATGGCAAGGTTCGCCCCGCACAGGAAGGTTCAGCCAGGATTGATTCCCCGCATATTGCCATTGAGGGTTATCCCGGAAAAGGAGACAACGCTGTATGCTCTTCTAAAGGGCATAGACGTCATAGAGGATAAATGCCCGTATTCTGTAAGGGCATCACGCGGCACGTTCAGGGATATTATCGCCAGATTGGAGCATGAGTACCCGGGCACAAGGCACAGCGTATTGAACAGTTATCTCACAATTGCCAATTACCTGCAGGAGCAATATCCTCCAGCAAAACTCAACCCATGCCTCAAATGCAGAGAACCCACATCCCAGAAAATATGCAGGGCATGCATATTGAGGGAAAAATTGGAGGCATGGGATGGTTAG